In Arthrobacter sp. StoSoilB5, one genomic interval encodes:
- a CDS encoding alkaline phosphatase D family protein: protein MTDLSRRNLVKTSLASLALAGAGTAGAGTVGIPAASAAPASIPLVRKRLTLPTGIATGDVTTDSAVLWSRASGPGRLTARLQAVDSAGEILRGRYGFSRTIQGPLATDASDFTAKIHAKGLPSGTRFALELNFEDENGLGEAVNGTFSTAPGSSGNDRQGAPGDGTRSSNQSFVWTGDTAGQGWGINEEIGGMRGYNAMHATRPDFFIHSGDTIYADGPIAATVTEKDGQVWRNIVTEEVSKVAETLGEYRGRHRYNSLDANMRAMFAEVPVIAQWDDHETHNNWYPGQILDDARYTESNVNVLAARGRQAWQENMPIADSAALWRPGTFDAGQYQPARIYRKISRGPQLEIFCLDMRTFKSPNTDGKEPYSTNILGQEQVDWLIKEVRQSKATWKVIAADLPLGIIVPDGPVNQESLSNRDNGAPLGRELEIAGVLSAFKRDGVKNTVWLTADVHYCAAHHYSPERAAFTDFDPFWEFVAGPINAGSFGPNAMDGTFGPEVVFSKAGRFAGESPRDGENQYFGHVDLAPDGTFTASLRNANGAVLFSKTLTPER from the coding sequence ATGACTGATCTCTCACGCCGCAACCTGGTCAAAACATCCCTCGCCAGCTTGGCCCTCGCGGGCGCTGGAACCGCGGGTGCTGGAACCGTTGGGATCCCGGCCGCATCTGCCGCCCCGGCCAGCATCCCCTTGGTCCGCAAGCGCCTAACTCTCCCCACTGGCATTGCCACCGGCGATGTCACCACCGATTCCGCTGTCCTCTGGTCACGTGCCTCGGGCCCGGGGCGCCTCACGGCCCGCCTGCAAGCAGTGGACAGCGCGGGCGAGATCCTCCGGGGACGGTACGGGTTCAGCCGCACCATCCAAGGACCGCTCGCTACCGACGCCAGTGACTTCACCGCCAAGATCCACGCCAAAGGACTTCCGTCCGGGACCCGCTTCGCGCTTGAACTCAACTTCGAGGACGAGAACGGGCTCGGCGAGGCAGTCAACGGGACGTTCAGCACGGCCCCCGGCTCGTCCGGGAACGATCGCCAAGGCGCGCCTGGAGACGGCACGCGGTCGTCAAACCAAAGCTTCGTGTGGACCGGAGACACCGCCGGGCAGGGTTGGGGCATCAATGAGGAGATCGGCGGCATGCGCGGCTACAACGCAATGCATGCCACGCGCCCGGACTTCTTCATCCACTCCGGGGACACCATCTACGCCGACGGCCCCATCGCCGCCACCGTCACCGAAAAGGACGGCCAGGTGTGGCGGAACATCGTCACCGAGGAAGTGTCCAAGGTTGCTGAGACACTCGGCGAATACCGGGGCCGGCACCGTTACAACTCCCTGGACGCCAATATGCGCGCCATGTTCGCCGAGGTCCCCGTGATCGCGCAGTGGGACGACCACGAAACGCACAACAACTGGTACCCCGGCCAGATCCTGGACGACGCCCGCTACACCGAAAGCAACGTGAACGTCCTCGCGGCCCGCGGCCGTCAGGCCTGGCAGGAGAACATGCCAATCGCGGACTCCGCGGCGCTTTGGCGCCCAGGAACGTTCGACGCCGGCCAGTACCAACCTGCGCGCATCTACCGGAAAATTTCGCGCGGCCCGCAGTTGGAGATCTTCTGCCTGGACATGAGGACGTTCAAGTCCCCCAACACGGACGGCAAAGAACCCTACTCCACGAACATCCTGGGCCAGGAGCAGGTGGACTGGCTGATCAAGGAAGTACGCCAATCCAAGGCGACATGGAAGGTGATTGCCGCGGACCTCCCGCTGGGAATCATCGTGCCGGATGGGCCGGTGAACCAGGAGAGTCTCTCCAACCGGGACAACGGCGCTCCCTTGGGACGGGAACTGGAAATCGCTGGGGTACTGAGTGCTTTCAAGCGGGACGGCGTCAAGAACACTGTATGGCTCACCGCCGATGTGCACTACTGCGCAGCCCATCACTACTCCCCCGAACGTGCAGCGTTCACCGACTTCGATCCCTTCTGGGAGTTCGTGGCCGGCCCCATCAACGCTGGCTCGTTTGGTCCCAACGCCATGGATGGAACGTTTGGGCCCGAAGTGGTGTTCAGCAAGGCCGGGCGTTTCGCGGGCGAGTCACCGCGGGACGGCGAGAACCAATATTTCGGACATGTGGACCTTGCCCCGGACGGCACGTTCACGGCAAGCCTCCGCAATGCCAATGGTGCTGTGCTGTTCTCGAAAACCCTCACCCCGGAGCGCTGA
- a CDS encoding response regulator, with protein MAGVKHEVFPVRAWSRQGMPLFLFAVGLCAVLLAAGLGSGIGTPTAQLAGDLAILAAAVTALVTHTSAALRGHGNTKARWFVVAGLALWTCGQALWTFNGVVLDHAYPFPSASDIGFVCYAVPVAAGLVLLSRDGSVRMSVLRTVLDVGTVASAVLFIAWGAVLGPVIAAGNTDTLAFLTTLAYPFVDVVMLSLVIVLTMRAARGRRLPWLCLGLGFLVLALTDLTYVRLTTEGITGVTGSPLALGWVAAFLLVGLSPLAPEASSSKKDGRTYAAALELLPYVPVFAAVLFNRSRAINLGDPILLVTGLLVLVFVIVRQVLIVVENVSLTRDLESKVAARTAELEGLGAIVNSSGDAIIGKTPEGEILSWNPGAERIFGYTAAEAIGRNSDFFIPEEFRQAEHEALQTTADSGAVQNFESLRRRGDGTTIPVSVTLSPVRNESGIWGVATISRDITERKAAEAELLAAREAALESSRLKSEFLATMSHEIRTPLNAVIGLTSLMLDTRLNEVQRQYAQGVKGAGEVLLTLINDILDFSKLEAGKVDLDITAFDPRALVEEVAGLVAEQAQSKELELISYCHPNVPERLMGDSGRIRQILLNLSSNAVKFTPSGEVEIQVSVVSQDSNKASLRFEVRDTGIGISAEDHHRLFESFAQADASTTRRYGGTGLGLAISRRLTQVMGGEIGLDSEMGVGSKFWFVLELPVGPPATDTGILPASLAGRKVLVVDDNATNRLVLETQLASWGMLPVAVADARSAMDEYRLAASNHHPYDIAVVDMCMPDIDGLELARQIKEESNGSGGPGIILLTSTMQVDKADLTTAGIREYLTKPVRSSEFYNRLLRLVATTTMGKVAPLGTQPELPSRDPELRLGKLLVAEDNEVNQLVARGMANRLGYEVDIVDDGAQAVAATLTGNYAAVLMDCHMPVMDGFEATKTIRSRDSKTVRIPIIAMTAGALNEDRERCFAAGMDDYISKPVDLDKLRDILARWVPQEQLTEAPPSNVVVDAARPDDANPAESDDVGATVLDEDRLQILRELGPADGLGLLPDAIKAFREEAQRAQEKLRSALESGQPNAVEAAAHKLAGAAANIGATGAAALAKDLERLGREAGPGVAAHGTQLLEQLNSELARVDGALERTLLGAP; from the coding sequence GTGGCAGGAGTGAAGCACGAGGTTTTTCCGGTGCGCGCGTGGTCGCGGCAGGGCATGCCGCTTTTCCTTTTCGCAGTGGGACTGTGCGCGGTACTTTTGGCCGCCGGGCTCGGCAGCGGCATCGGCACACCCACAGCACAGCTCGCAGGTGATCTAGCGATCCTCGCCGCCGCAGTCACTGCGCTGGTGACACACACCAGCGCAGCTTTGCGGGGCCACGGCAACACAAAGGCCCGATGGTTTGTGGTGGCCGGGTTGGCCCTTTGGACCTGTGGGCAGGCCCTCTGGACCTTCAACGGCGTGGTGCTGGATCACGCATACCCATTCCCATCAGCTTCCGACATCGGATTCGTCTGCTATGCCGTGCCTGTGGCGGCCGGACTCGTGCTGCTTTCAAGGGACGGCAGCGTCCGCATGTCAGTCCTCCGTACTGTCCTGGATGTGGGGACAGTGGCCAGCGCGGTTCTTTTCATTGCGTGGGGCGCAGTCCTCGGGCCAGTGATCGCGGCAGGCAACACTGACACCCTTGCCTTCCTGACCACGCTGGCCTACCCGTTCGTGGACGTGGTGATGCTCTCCCTGGTGATCGTCCTGACCATGCGGGCTGCCCGGGGGCGGCGCCTGCCCTGGCTGTGCCTTGGCCTCGGCTTCCTGGTACTCGCTTTGACTGACCTTACCTACGTTCGGCTCACTACCGAAGGCATCACAGGTGTGACCGGGTCCCCCTTGGCCTTGGGCTGGGTAGCAGCTTTTCTTCTGGTCGGACTGAGCCCTCTGGCGCCGGAGGCCAGCAGCAGCAAGAAGGACGGACGTACATATGCTGCGGCGTTGGAACTCCTCCCGTATGTTCCCGTTTTCGCCGCAGTCCTTTTCAACCGGAGTCGCGCCATCAACTTAGGAGACCCGATCCTGCTGGTCACGGGTCTCCTGGTCTTGGTGTTCGTCATCGTGCGGCAGGTGCTGATCGTCGTCGAGAATGTGTCGCTCACGAGGGACCTCGAGTCCAAAGTGGCGGCCCGCACGGCCGAGCTTGAGGGCCTGGGAGCGATCGTGAACTCCTCCGGTGACGCCATCATTGGCAAAACACCTGAGGGCGAGATACTCAGTTGGAACCCGGGGGCGGAGCGCATTTTCGGCTACACGGCGGCGGAGGCCATAGGCAGGAACAGTGACTTCTTTATCCCCGAGGAATTCCGGCAGGCTGAACACGAGGCCCTCCAAACAACCGCTGATAGCGGTGCCGTTCAGAACTTTGAGAGCCTCCGCCGACGCGGAGACGGCACCACCATTCCGGTCTCCGTAACTCTTTCACCCGTTCGCAATGAATCGGGTATCTGGGGCGTGGCTACGATTTCCCGCGACATCACGGAACGCAAAGCTGCAGAAGCCGAACTCCTGGCGGCCCGGGAGGCCGCGCTGGAATCGAGCAGGCTCAAGTCGGAGTTCCTGGCCACGATGAGCCACGAGATCAGGACCCCTCTGAACGCCGTGATCGGCCTGACGTCGCTCATGCTGGACACGCGCCTGAACGAGGTCCAACGGCAATACGCCCAAGGAGTCAAGGGGGCCGGCGAGGTTCTCCTGACGCTGATCAACGACATCCTGGATTTCTCCAAGCTGGAAGCCGGGAAGGTGGACCTGGACATCACGGCTTTCGATCCACGCGCACTGGTTGAAGAGGTTGCCGGGCTGGTTGCCGAGCAAGCCCAAAGCAAGGAACTTGAGCTGATCTCCTACTGCCATCCGAATGTTCCAGAACGGCTCATGGGTGACTCCGGACGGATTCGGCAGATCCTGCTGAACCTGTCATCCAACGCGGTCAAGTTCACCCCATCCGGCGAGGTGGAGATCCAGGTTTCAGTGGTCAGCCAGGATTCGAATAAAGCCTCCCTGCGGTTTGAAGTCCGCGACACGGGAATCGGCATCAGCGCCGAAGACCACCACCGATTGTTCGAATCCTTTGCCCAGGCAGACGCTTCCACCACCCGCCGTTACGGCGGCACAGGCCTCGGCCTGGCCATCTCGCGGCGCCTGACCCAAGTCATGGGCGGCGAAATCGGTCTCGACAGCGAAATGGGCGTGGGCAGCAAATTCTGGTTTGTACTGGAACTTCCTGTCGGCCCTCCAGCCACGGACACGGGAATCCTGCCTGCCTCGCTCGCGGGCCGGAAAGTCCTGGTGGTGGACGACAACGCCACCAACCGCTTGGTGCTGGAGACGCAGCTTGCCAGCTGGGGAATGCTGCCGGTGGCAGTCGCAGATGCGCGCAGCGCCATGGACGAATACCGTTTGGCCGCTTCGAACCACCACCCCTATGACATCGCCGTGGTGGACATGTGTATGCCCGATATCGACGGCCTGGAATTGGCCCGCCAAATCAAGGAAGAGAGCAACGGCTCGGGCGGCCCGGGGATCATTCTCCTGACCTCCACCATGCAGGTGGACAAGGCCGATCTCACCACCGCAGGAATCCGCGAGTACCTCACCAAACCCGTGCGGAGCTCCGAGTTCTACAACCGGCTCCTGCGGCTCGTGGCAACGACAACGATGGGTAAGGTAGCGCCCCTTGGAACCCAGCCCGAGCTGCCGTCCCGGGACCCGGAACTCCGGCTGGGCAAGCTTCTGGTGGCTGAAGACAATGAAGTCAACCAGCTGGTGGCCCGCGGGATGGCGAACAGGCTCGGCTACGAAGTAGACATCGTCGACGACGGAGCCCAAGCCGTTGCGGCGACACTCACCGGAAACTATGCTGCCGTTCTTATGGACTGCCACATGCCTGTCATGGATGGCTTTGAGGCGACAAAAACCATTCGGTCCCGTGACTCCAAAACCGTGAGGATCCCGATCATTGCCATGACGGCCGGGGCCCTGAACGAGGACCGCGAGCGCTGTTTCGCGGCTGGCATGGACGATTACATCAGCAAGCCAGTGGATTTGGACAAGCTCCGGGACATCCTGGCCAGGTGGGTGCCTCAGGAGCAGCTGACGGAAGCACCGCCGTCGAACGTTGTTGTGGACGCTGCACGGCCCGACGACGCCAACCCTGCGGAATCCGACGACGTTGGCGCCACCGTCCTCGATGAGGACCGGCTGCAGATCCTGCGCGAACTTGGACCGGCGGACGGTTTGGGCCTGCTGCCTGACGCAATCAAGGCGTTTAGGGAGGAAGCCCAGCGCGCTCAGGAGAAGCTGCGCTCGGCTTTGGAGAGCGGGCAGCCCAACGCGGTGGAGGCCGCCGCCCACAAACTTGCCGGCGCCGCAGCCAACATCGGCGCGACAGGTGCCGCAGCCCTGGCCAAGGACTTGGAACGGCTCGGACGTGAGGCTGGTCCTGGTGTTGCAGCGCACGGAACGCAATTACTCGAACAACTAAATTCGGAACTCGCACGGGTGGATGGGGCACTTGAGCGCACATTATTGGGAGCCCCATGA
- a CDS encoding diguanylate cyclase — translation MKVLIADDDQISRMITKAAVEQSGHDCIVAVDGDSAWDLYQAHAPAAVVTDLMMPGLNGLDLCRAIREREEDTYTYVILVTSHGSRKDVLAGMEAGADDYVTKPLDPFNLHIRLLAAQRITSLHADLAKYRTALTKQARTDPLTKLHNRLKLTEDLGQLHSRSDRYSRDYCLAMVDVDNFKRYNDIYGHQAGDAALVAIASTLAAEVRQSDGVYRFGGEEFLLVLREQTAAGAEVVMERVRAAVHALQIEHSGDPDGILTISAGVSAFADGHRAGTEQLLREADMALYAAKASGRNRVTLASTLSQGVD, via the coding sequence ATGAAAGTACTCATCGCCGACGACGACCAGATCTCCCGGATGATCACCAAGGCCGCCGTGGAGCAGTCCGGTCATGACTGCATCGTGGCAGTGGACGGCGACTCGGCCTGGGACCTTTACCAGGCACATGCGCCAGCGGCCGTGGTGACGGACCTGATGATGCCGGGCCTGAACGGCTTGGATCTTTGCCGGGCAATCCGCGAGCGCGAGGAGGACACCTACACCTACGTAATCCTGGTGACGTCCCACGGTTCGCGAAAAGATGTCCTGGCAGGCATGGAGGCCGGCGCGGACGATTACGTTACCAAACCGCTGGACCCCTTCAACCTGCACATCCGCCTGCTGGCCGCGCAACGCATCACCTCGCTGCACGCAGACCTCGCCAAGTATCGTACGGCGCTGACAAAACAGGCCCGCACGGATCCCCTGACCAAGCTGCACAACAGACTCAAGCTGACGGAAGACCTGGGCCAACTGCACAGCAGAAGCGACCGCTACTCGCGGGATTACTGTCTGGCGATGGTGGATGTGGACAACTTCAAGCGCTACAACGATATTTACGGCCACCAGGCAGGAGACGCCGCCCTGGTGGCCATCGCCTCGACCCTCGCTGCCGAGGTCCGCCAGTCCGACGGCGTGTACCGGTTCGGCGGCGAGGAGTTCCTGCTGGTCCTTCGGGAGCAGACGGCGGCTGGCGCGGAAGTTGTGATGGAGCGGGTTCGGGCGGCTGTGCATGCGCTCCAGATCGAGCACTCCGGCGACCCCGATGGCATACTCACCATCAGCGCGGGCGTGTCAGCGTTCGCTGATGGGCACCGCGCGGGGACCGAGCAGTTGCTGCGGGAAGCCGACATGGCCCTGTACGCGGCAAAGGCCTCGGGAAGGAACCGGGTGACGCTGGCCAGCACGCTTTCGCAGGGCGTGGACTGA
- a CDS encoding S9 family peptidase, which yields MSHTSSAPVAAPANGSAPQPPVAKRVPSRREHHGDVFVDNYEWLRDKESAEVVDHLKAENAYQEAVTAHQEPLREAIFQEIKGRTQETDLSVPSRKDGWWYYSRSVEGKEYSIHCRVVAGNTGDPVADWTPPSVEPGVEIPGEQVLLDGNVEAEGQPFFSIGGAAVTIDGNLYAYAVDNSGDERFTLRIKDLRTGELLPDVIENIFYGVAFSPDGTRLFYTVVDDSWRPYQVKAHVLGSPVAEDEVLYQEDDVAMWLGFDLASDRRHLVLSIGCSEFSETRLLRFDDYDAGLTTVIPREEHILYEAEPFLLDGRETLLLTHNKDAINSMVSLVDPSELTKPLAEQDWRTVVEHSDDVRVNGAGVTSTHMVLSIRKDTIERVQVLPLAGLGTPGQEPPVEPAFEDELYTAGVSGSDYEAPVIRMRYTSYFTPSRVYDFVLPTAGLPAGQLLLRKESPVLGGYSPQDYVATREWATADDGTRIPLSVLHHASVQQDGTAAGLVYGYGSYEMSMDPGFGVARLSLLDRGIVMVIAHIRGGGELGRHWYEDGKKLTKKNTFTDFIAATDWLAGSGWVDPSRIAAMGGSAGGLLMGAIANMAPEKYAAVVAQVPFVDPLTSILDPELPLSALEWEEWGNPITDPEAYAYMKSYTPYENVRDVAYPKIAAVTSFNDTRVLYVEPAKWVQALRSVSTGTEPIVMKIEMDGGHGGASGRYVQWRERAWDYAFVADSLGATELLPGAGLK from the coding sequence ATGAGCCACACCTCCTCCGCGCCTGTTGCTGCCCCTGCCAACGGTTCAGCGCCCCAGCCGCCTGTTGCCAAACGTGTCCCCAGCCGCCGCGAACACCACGGCGACGTCTTCGTGGACAACTACGAATGGCTCCGGGACAAAGAATCCGCGGAGGTAGTGGACCACCTCAAGGCAGAGAACGCCTACCAGGAGGCTGTGACCGCCCATCAGGAACCGCTCCGGGAAGCAATCTTCCAGGAGATCAAGGGCCGCACCCAGGAAACTGACCTGTCCGTACCCAGCCGGAAGGATGGCTGGTGGTATTACAGCCGTTCGGTGGAGGGCAAGGAATACAGCATCCATTGCCGCGTCGTGGCCGGAAACACAGGTGACCCCGTAGCTGACTGGACTCCGCCATCCGTTGAGCCGGGTGTGGAGATCCCAGGTGAGCAGGTGCTCCTGGATGGAAACGTGGAAGCCGAGGGCCAGCCGTTCTTCAGCATCGGTGGCGCTGCCGTGACAATCGACGGCAACCTTTACGCATACGCCGTGGACAATTCCGGCGATGAACGCTTCACGCTGCGCATCAAAGACCTCCGGACGGGCGAACTCCTGCCGGACGTCATCGAGAACATCTTCTACGGCGTGGCCTTCTCCCCCGACGGCACGCGCCTTTTCTACACCGTGGTGGATGATTCCTGGCGCCCCTACCAGGTCAAGGCACACGTTTTAGGCTCGCCGGTCGCCGAGGACGAGGTTCTTTACCAGGAGGACGACGTCGCCATGTGGTTGGGCTTCGATCTCGCCTCCGACCGCCGGCACCTTGTGCTCAGCATCGGTTGCTCCGAGTTCAGCGAGACCAGGCTTCTCCGCTTTGACGATTACGACGCCGGGCTCACCACGGTCATTCCACGTGAAGAACACATTCTTTACGAGGCCGAGCCCTTCCTCCTGGATGGCAGGGAAACCCTTCTCCTGACACACAACAAGGACGCCATCAACTCGATGGTGAGCCTGGTTGATCCCTCCGAGCTCACCAAGCCGCTGGCCGAGCAGGACTGGCGGACCGTCGTCGAGCATTCTGACGACGTCCGCGTCAACGGCGCGGGCGTCACTTCCACGCACATGGTGCTGTCCATCCGGAAGGACACCATCGAGCGCGTTCAGGTGCTGCCGCTCGCAGGCCTGGGCACGCCAGGGCAGGAACCGCCAGTGGAGCCCGCCTTCGAAGACGAGCTCTACACCGCGGGCGTTTCCGGCTCGGACTATGAGGCTCCCGTGATCCGTATGCGCTACACCTCCTACTTCACGCCCTCGCGCGTTTACGACTTCGTTCTGCCCACTGCCGGGCTACCAGCGGGCCAGCTGTTGCTGCGTAAGGAAAGCCCGGTCCTGGGCGGTTACTCCCCGCAGGATTATGTAGCCACCCGCGAGTGGGCAACCGCCGACGACGGCACGCGGATTCCGCTGTCTGTGCTGCACCACGCCTCGGTACAGCAGGACGGCACCGCCGCTGGCTTGGTCTACGGGTACGGCTCGTACGAGATGAGCATGGACCCGGGCTTCGGCGTTGCGCGACTATCGCTGCTGGACCGCGGGATCGTCATGGTTATTGCCCACATCCGAGGGGGCGGCGAGCTGGGGCGCCACTGGTACGAGGATGGGAAGAAACTCACCAAGAAGAACACCTTCACGGACTTCATCGCGGCCACCGACTGGCTGGCAGGCTCAGGCTGGGTGGACCCTTCCCGGATTGCCGCCATGGGTGGTTCCGCTGGCGGGCTGCTCATGGGTGCCATCGCCAACATGGCCCCGGAAAAGTACGCGGCCGTGGTGGCGCAGGTGCCCTTCGTGGATCCGCTGACCAGCATTTTGGACCCCGAGCTTCCCCTGTCCGCCCTGGAATGGGAGGAATGGGGCAACCCGATCACCGATCCCGAAGCCTACGCGTATATGAAGTCCTACACTCCCTATGAGAATGTGCGGGACGTGGCCTATCCCAAGATCGCCGCCGTAACGTCCTTCAACGACACCCGTGTGCTGTACGTGGAGCCGGCCAAGTGGGTGCAGGCACTGCGTTCCGTATCCACCGGCACGGAGCCGATCGTCATGAAGATCGAGATGGATGGCGGCCACGGCGGGGCGTCCGGCCGGTACGTGCAGTGGCGCGAGCGGGCCTGGGACTACGCCTTTGTTGCCGACTCACTGGGCGCCACGGAACTTCTTCCGGGAGCCGGGCTGAAGTAG
- a CDS encoding TetR/AcrR family transcriptional regulator produces MSAKIKRAYDSTRRQQQAAETRRSIITAANELFISQGYGQTTVKQVAERAGVAVETVYATFRTKAALLRHVWYVDFRGDEADVALYDRAEMQAILTEPDLPARIRRHAEFVTASNRRIAPLLEALTGAAASEPDAVAMLTEWADRRLDVATRYAHAAAATGQLGVAEDECRDVLFATMDGALWTRFVEQRGWSDERFSDWLAAMWISMLVRH; encoded by the coding sequence ATGAGTGCGAAAATCAAGAGGGCGTACGATTCCACCCGCCGCCAACAGCAGGCTGCGGAGACACGGCGAAGCATCATCACAGCGGCGAACGAGCTTTTTATCTCGCAGGGATACGGGCAGACCACGGTCAAACAGGTGGCTGAACGGGCGGGCGTCGCCGTCGAAACCGTATATGCGACGTTCCGCACGAAAGCCGCGCTTCTCCGGCACGTTTGGTACGTCGATTTCCGCGGCGACGAGGCCGACGTGGCCCTCTATGACAGGGCGGAGATGCAGGCCATCCTGACCGAACCGGACCTGCCCGCCAGGATCCGACGCCACGCCGAATTCGTGACCGCGAGCAATCGGCGGATTGCCCCTCTCCTTGAAGCGCTCACGGGAGCAGCCGCGAGCGAGCCCGACGCCGTCGCCATGCTCACTGAATGGGCCGACCGCCGCTTGGATGTCGCGACGCGTTACGCACACGCTGCGGCTGCCACCGGGCAGCTTGGCGTTGCGGAAGATGAATGCCGCGATGTGCTGTTCGCGACCATGGACGGCGCACTCTGGACCCGGTTCGTCGAGCAGCGCGGTTGGAGCGACGAAAGGTTCTCGGACTGGCTTGCCGCGATGTGGATCAGCATGCTCGTCCGGCACTAA
- a CDS encoding nuclear transport factor 2 family protein has product MSTETDAFLADIVPRQQAADSAIHDGDAGPRLALWSQNDPLTLFGASLSGSGRAELEPVFRNVASWFSHADSFDLEIIAAGVGGDIAYTVGYEHTTTTVEGTPRKYSLRVTHLYRRENGAWRIVHRHADFPTGEASVPLPPGRTDPMTGERPAMGKETEAFLAEVLPKQRDMTVALHKGDVTARIALWSHTDPTTLFGAHISGVGWNDLEPKFRQEALRFTGATGFDFEVVAAGASGSLAYIVGLEHSQAVVDGVPADYTMRTTHIYRREDGAWRIVHRHSDLIPVQQPR; this is encoded by the coding sequence ATGTCTACTGAGACCGATGCTTTCCTCGCCGACATAGTTCCCCGACAGCAGGCCGCCGACAGTGCAATCCACGACGGCGACGCCGGCCCCCGCCTCGCGCTGTGGTCGCAAAACGATCCACTGACGCTCTTCGGTGCGAGCCTCAGCGGCAGCGGCCGCGCAGAGCTTGAGCCCGTGTTCCGCAACGTCGCCTCGTGGTTTTCGCACGCAGATTCGTTCGATCTTGAGATCATCGCGGCCGGTGTAGGCGGGGATATCGCCTACACCGTCGGCTACGAGCACACCACCACCACCGTTGAGGGCACTCCCCGGAAATACAGTCTGCGCGTGACCCACCTCTACCGTCGCGAAAACGGCGCCTGGCGGATCGTGCATCGTCACGCAGATTTTCCGACGGGAGAGGCCAGCGTTCCGTTGCCCCCTGGCCGGACTGATCCCATGACGGGCGAGCGACCTGCCATGGGCAAGGAGACCGAGGCCTTCCTGGCCGAGGTCCTGCCGAAGCAGCGGGACATGACGGTGGCCCTGCATAAGGGCGACGTGACAGCACGCATCGCTTTGTGGTCGCACACTGACCCCACCACGCTGTTCGGTGCGCACATCTCCGGAGTGGGATGGAACGATCTGGAGCCCAAGTTTCGCCAAGAGGCCCTCCGGTTCACGGGCGCCACCGGGTTCGACTTCGAGGTTGTCGCGGCCGGTGCCAGCGGAAGCCTCGCCTACATCGTCGGGTTGGAGCACAGCCAGGCCGTCGTTGACGGTGTCCCGGCCGACTACACCATGCGAACAACGCACATCTATCGGCGGGAGGACGGCGCATGGCGGATCGTTCACCGGCACTCGGACCTTATCCCAGTTCAACAGCCCCGGTGA
- a CDS encoding class I SAM-dependent methyltransferase yields MLSAFRKYLLIPRLIRLSSAAPKDPLTAWDRYWGNVRSTGATGDVLWDSGSPHELEGYLPKLARLDPSLPVVDVGCGNGSFTRLLAQHFPHALGLDYSPHAVDRARQESGDLTTASFAVCDMTAPDASQTVATALAAAGWTGDANVFIRGVLHVLDSKGRAALADNLLPIVGFRGGVFLTETNFPGTPVDYVSHLGATRQSIPAPLEWAIRGLPMPGRFGSAQRAKAFPTADWVLLEEGASSIETRPLSNPSDPDLIPGYYALLRAS; encoded by the coding sequence ATGCTCTCAGCGTTCCGGAAATACCTGCTGATTCCCCGCCTGATCAGGCTTTCCTCCGCCGCGCCTAAGGACCCGCTCACGGCATGGGACCGGTACTGGGGCAACGTCCGGTCCACCGGGGCCACCGGCGACGTGTTGTGGGACTCCGGCAGCCCACATGAACTTGAGGGCTACCTGCCCAAACTTGCCCGCCTGGATCCGTCCCTTCCTGTGGTGGACGTTGGCTGTGGCAATGGCAGCTTCACACGCCTGCTGGCCCAGCACTTCCCGCACGCGCTTGGGCTCGATTACTCCCCACACGCCGTAGACCGCGCACGGCAAGAGTCAGGGGACCTCACGACGGCGTCATTCGCCGTGTGCGACATGACGGCACCTGACGCTTCGCAGACTGTGGCGACGGCCCTTGCAGCTGCTGGCTGGACAGGCGATGCCAACGTGTTCATCCGCGGCGTGTTGCACGTTCTGGATTCCAAGGGAAGGGCGGCCCTGGCCGACAACCTGCTGCCGATCGTCGGATTCCGCGGCGGCGTGTTCCTGACCGAAACCAACTTTCCCGGTACTCCGGTGGATTACGTCAGCCACCTTGGCGCCACGCGCCAATCCATTCCCGCCCCTTTGGAGTGGGCCATACGCGGCTTGCCGATGCCAGGCCGCTTTGGTTCCGCCCAACGCGCCAAGGCATTCCCGACGGCGGACTGGGTCCTTCTGGAGGAGGGCGCGTCCAGCATAGAGACACGACCATTGAGCAATCCGTCGGACCCGGACCTCATTCCGGGATACTACGCCTTGCTGCGCGCTAGCTAA